A single window of Drosophila suzukii chromosome 3, CBGP_Dsuzu_IsoJpt1.0, whole genome shotgun sequence DNA harbors:
- the LOC139353137 gene encoding uncharacterized protein — protein MENLTINKQKDCTRREPDTLIKSEVVTNDESKSKITALTTPVHVTSTPAKASEQRSRLSPTRHNDKPKPPTSVGVANQPLQPEGSAKAGLMVSTRAKEFKRVPPNQAGPLERKKATRILKRLATNPIREDQTSKLDYQKIQEDIAWAKAVIPDFDIAMTTSNKRERSMESAQPASKKAKVTNRGTWSRSFAEVVKDRKIIGVIDQSDEGGRIPRNHWGLVRRALATVALKVLDENPGPPPDCTDAGWYQGNVKLIACEDERSAALYKAAIDKVGEVYPGAKLAVCEAADIPSRPRARVWLPSEPSEPEAILSLLTRFNPKLPTDGWKVVKVEKTERVTMSVVILLNQACLEPLAAQQHRVNYGFDKVQLRIYDTDKTAADNLAACASYEPPSDDEPDHEEATLTGYVSTDSELTESLKQLCTQDTTRPGRSVLQDIAEEAEGTQPDPSPKDGAVSAN, from the coding sequence atggagaacttaacaattaacaaacaaaaagactgcacaagacgagagcccgacactcttataaagtcggaagtcgtaaccaacgacgaaagtaagagcaagatcacggctctgactaccccagtccacgtgacgtcgacccctgccaaggccagcgaacaacgcagccggctaagcccaactcgccataatgacaagcccaagcctcccaccagcgtaggtgtggctaaccagccactccaacctgaggggagcgccaaagccggtctcatggtgagtaccagggcaaaggagtttaagagggtaccacctaaccaggcaggacctcttgaaagaAAGAAGGCTActaggatcctcaaacggctggccaccaatccgatacgtgaggatcagacttcgaaattggattaccagaaaatccaagaggacatagcctgggcgaAGGCAGTTATCCCAGatttcgacatcgctatgactaccagcaacaagcgagagaggtcgatggagtcagctcaaccagcgagcaagaaggccaaagtaaccaaccgcggcacatggtcgagatcctttgcggaggtggtaaaggatcggaagatcattggagtcatcgaccagagcgatgaaggcggaaggatcccaagaaaccattggggtctggttagacgggcccttgcgacagtggccttgaaagtgctggacgagaACCCAGgaccgccacccgattgcacagatgcagggtggtaccagggcaacgtaaagttgatcgcctgcgaagacgagagatcggcagcactctatAAGGCTGCAATTGACaaagtcggcgaggtctaccccggggccaagctggcagtttgtgaggctgcggacatcccgtctcgaccgagagcgagggtgtggctgccgtcggaaccatcggaaccagaggctatactcagcctgctgaccaggttcaacccaaaactgccaacagacggttggaaggtggtcaaggtggagaaaaccgagcgagtcaccatgagcgtggttatcctcctaaaccaggcctgcttggaacccctcgcagcccagcagcacagagtgaactacgggttcgacAAGGTGCAGCTTCGTATTTACGACACCGATAAAacagcggcagacaacctggctgcctgtgcgtcgtacgaacccccgagcgacgacgaaccagatcacgaggaggccaccctcaccggctacgtgtcaaccgactcggagctgacggagagcctgaaacagctgtgcacccaggacacaacccgaccagggcgctctgtcctccaggacatagcggaggaagcggagggtacccagcccgaccccagtcccaaagatggtgcagtttctgcaaattaa